Proteins encoded within one genomic window of Streptomyces kaniharaensis:
- a CDS encoding hemolysin family protein, producing the protein MSGESTSFILGAVLLVVLGWLAACAEAGISRVSRFRAEEAVRSGRRGSARLLTLASDPIRYLNLATLIRVASEMAAAVLVTVVCVRNVHPTWQAVLLAFGVMVLVSFVAVGVSPRTIGRQHPLTTSTAASFVLLPLAAVLGPIPRLLILLGNALTPGKGYREGPFASEAELRALVDLAEKDDLIEDEERRMVHSVFELGDTIVREVMVPRTDLVMIERHKTVRQALTLALRSGFSRIPVVGDNEDDVVGIVYLKDLVRRTHINREAEAEEVGAVMRPAVFVPDSKPAGDLLREMQQRRSHVAIVIDEYGGTAGLVTIEDILEEIVGEITDEYDREIAPVEDLGDGSYRITARLLVEDLGELFGIELQDEDVETVGGLLAKHLGRVPIPGSACEIPLPEPADTGLTGILLTAESSAGRRNRIGSMVATPVRRTEDAEDESGE; encoded by the coding sequence GTGAGTGGTGAAAGTACGAGCTTCATCCTCGGTGCCGTGCTGCTCGTGGTGCTCGGCTGGCTGGCCGCGTGCGCCGAGGCGGGCATCTCCCGGGTCTCCCGGTTCCGGGCGGAGGAGGCCGTGCGGTCCGGGCGGCGCGGCTCGGCGCGGCTGCTGACCCTCGCCTCCGACCCGATCCGCTACCTCAACCTGGCCACCCTGATCCGGGTGGCCAGCGAGATGGCGGCGGCCGTCCTGGTCACCGTGGTGTGCGTGCGCAACGTCCACCCGACCTGGCAGGCCGTGCTGCTGGCGTTCGGCGTGATGGTGCTGGTGTCCTTCGTGGCGGTGGGTGTCTCCCCGCGCACGATCGGGCGCCAGCACCCGCTGACCACCTCGACCGCCGCCTCCTTCGTGCTGTTGCCACTGGCCGCCGTGCTCGGCCCGATCCCGCGACTGCTGATCCTGCTCGGCAACGCGCTCACGCCCGGCAAGGGCTACCGCGAGGGGCCGTTCGCCTCCGAGGCGGAGCTGCGCGCCCTGGTCGACCTCGCCGAGAAGGACGACCTGATCGAGGACGAGGAGCGCCGGATGGTGCACTCGGTCTTCGAGCTGGGCGACACCATCGTCCGCGAGGTGATGGTGCCGCGCACCGACCTGGTCATGATCGAGCGGCACAAGACCGTCCGGCAGGCGTTGACCCTGGCGCTGCGCTCGGGCTTCTCGCGCATCCCGGTGGTCGGCGACAACGAGGACGACGTGGTCGGCATCGTCTACCTCAAGGACCTCGTCCGGCGCACCCACATCAACCGGGAGGCGGAGGCCGAGGAGGTCGGCGCGGTGATGCGTCCGGCCGTCTTCGTCCCGGACTCCAAGCCGGCCGGCGACCTGCTGCGCGAGATGCAGCAGCGCCGCTCGCACGTGGCGATCGTGATCGACGAGTACGGCGGCACGGCCGGCCTGGTCACCATCGAGGACATCCTGGAGGAGATCGTCGGCGAGATCACCGACGAGTACGACCGGGAGATAGCGCCGGTGGAGGACCTCGGAGACGGCTCGTACCGGATCACCGCCCGGCTGCTGGTAGAGGATCTGGGCGAGCTGTTCGGCATCGAGCTGCAGGACGAGGACGTCGAGACCGTCGGCGGCCTGCTCGCCAAGCACCTCGGCCGGGTGCCGATCCCCGGCTCGGCCTGCGAGATCCCGCTGCCCGAGCCCGCCGACACCGGCCTGACCGGGATCCTGCTGACCGCCGAGAGCTCGGCGGGCCGCCGCAACCGGATCGGCTCCATGGTCGCCACCCCGGTCCGCCGCACCGAGGACGCCGAGGACGAGTCCGGCGAGTAG